A region of the Arthrobacter sp. FW306-07-I genome:
TGAGGCGCTTCCGGTGAACCGGCAGCGCCAGCTTAAAACGGATACGGGGCGATGTCCGGGCGCATGGTGAGCCACTGGATTTCGGTGAAGGACTCCATGTTGGCGTGGTGGCCGCCGATCCGTGAGCCGTTGCCCGAATCCTTCATGCCGCCGAATGGCGAATTGGCTTCGTCCGACACGGTCTGCTCATTGATGTGGACCTTGCCGGAGTCCAGCTGGTCGGCAATGGTCATGGCCATGCCGACATCGCCCAGGATGCCGATGGACAGGCCGTATTCGCTGTCGTTGGCCAGGGCCACTGCCTCCTCCACGGTGGAGAAGCTGGTTACCGGGGCCACGGGACCGAAGATTTCATCCTTCCAGGCCGGACTGTCCTGCTTGAGGTCCACCAGTACGGTGGGCTGGTAGAAGCGTCCATCGTGGGTACCGCCGGCCGCCACGCGGGCGCCGCCCTTCACTGCCTCCTGGACGATGCCGTCCACGCGGTGCAGCTGCCGCTCATCGATGACCGGTCCCAGCGCCACGGTGCCGCTCTTTGGGTCACCGACCGGAAGGTGGGCGGCCTTTTCCGACAGCGCGGCAACGTAGTCGTCGTAGATGTCCTCGTGCACGATATGACGGCCCGCGGCCATGCAGATCTGGCCCTGGTGCATGAACGATCCGAACGCGGCGGCTGACGCGGCCTTGGCCAGGTCCGCACCCGGCAGCACGATCAGTGCGTTGTTGCCGCCAAGCTCCAGGTGGGCACGCTTGAGCAGGCGTCCGGCGGTCTCGCCGATCTTCCGCCCGGCCGCCGTCGAACCCGTAAAGGCGATGACGCGAACTTCCGGCGCCTCCACCACGGCCGCACCGATGTCCGCGCCGCCGGGCAGCAGCGACAGCAGCCCCGGCGGGAGGCCGGCCTCCTCGAAGATCCGCATGAGGGTGACGCCGCCGCAGACAGCGGTCCGGGGATCCGGTTTGAGCAGCACGGCGTTCCCCAGCGCCAGGGCAGGGGCGACGGCGCGGATGGAGAGGATCAGTGGGAAGTTGAACGGCGCGATCACGGAGACGACGCCCACGGGGCGGCGCCTGGCAAAGGACCAGCGGTTCTCGTTGGAGGTGAGCACATCCCCGGCCGGCAGCGAGGGCAGCGCCGAGGCGTCGTAGCATTCGTTCGCGGCAATGTGGATTTCCAGCCCTGCCTTGGGCGCAATGCCGCCGGATTCCCGGACGATCCAGTCCTGGACCTCCGCGGCGTGCTCCTCCCAGAGCTGGCCGGCGCGGCGCAGCACGGCGGCGCGCTCCTCCGGGTTGCGCGCGGCCCAGTCCTTTTGGGCCTTCCCAGCCGCGGTGGCAGCTTCCCGGACGTCCTCGACGGAGGCGACCCCGTAGTTGCCCAGCTGGGCGCCGGTGGCCGGTTCAACGCTGGTTCCGGTTCCGCCGCCGCCCTTGCGCCAGCCGTTGAGGTATATGTTGCCGTCCCAGGGGGCGGAATCGAGGAGGGACATCAGTGTCCTTTCGTCGTGAACTGCCGCGACTCAATGTCACGGACGGGCGGATGCCGGAACACCGCCCAATCAATGGTGGTGCCTTTACCTTCGCCGCCATGTTCATGCGCCGTCAACTATGGTTCCCTGACCGAGCTTGCGAGGTTAGGGCAAGGCTGGGTGGGGCCACGGCCGCCGGGTTCCCTGACCGAGCTTGCGAGGTTAGGGCAAGGCTGGGGAGAAGTGCCGTTCGATAAGGCCCTTGATGTCCTCGTGGCAGCCGCCGCAGCCGGTGCCCGCGCGGGTGGCCTTCGAAACCTCCGCAACAGTGGCACAGCCATCGGAGACCGCAGCCGTAATGGCAGCCCCGCTCACGCCGGCACACCGGCACACGGTTCCGGCGGGATCCACCGGGCCGGCGCCCGGCAGCTGGTCCGGACCGTCCAGGCGGAGGAGCAGCGACCGGTCCGCGGGCAGTTCAGCCCCACGTTCAAAGAGCCCCACCAGCTCGGCAGCCGTCCTCGGCATGCCCACTGCCACCAGTCCTTCCAGGACGCCCCCACGCGTGGTCATTTTGACGTACCGGCCGTGCTCCGGATCTGCCCACTGCGAGACCTGCAGGCGGGGCCGGCCGGTGGCTGCCCCGGCCGTGAGAATCTCCTCGTCCCAGGGATCGGCGGAGTTGTCGCCGGCCACGGCCATGTTCATTCCACGGGCCTTCAAGACCACCACGCCGGGCTGCTCCGGCGGCAGGGCGGGCAGCAGCTCGGCTTCCGCGGCTGCCCCTTCGGCCAGCAGGG
Encoded here:
- a CDS encoding benzaldehyde dehydrogenase — protein: MSLLDSAPWDGNIYLNGWRKGGGGTGTSVEPATGAQLGNYGVASVEDVREAATAAGKAQKDWAARNPEERAAVLRRAGQLWEEHAAEVQDWIVRESGGIAPKAGLEIHIAANECYDASALPSLPAGDVLTSNENRWSFARRRPVGVVSVIAPFNFPLILSIRAVAPALALGNAVLLKPDPRTAVCGGVTLMRIFEEAGLPPGLLSLLPGGADIGAAVVEAPEVRVIAFTGSTAAGRKIGETAGRLLKRAHLELGGNNALIVLPGADLAKAASAAAFGSFMHQGQICMAAGRHIVHEDIYDDYVAALSEKAAHLPVGDPKSGTVALGPVIDERQLHRVDGIVQEAVKGGARVAAGGTHDGRFYQPTVLVDLKQDSPAWKDEIFGPVAPVTSFSTVEEAVALANDSEYGLSIGILGDVGMAMTIADQLDSGKVHINEQTVSDEANSPFGGMKDSGNGSRIGGHHANMESFTEIQWLTMRPDIAPYPF